From Camelina sativa cultivar DH55 chromosome 7, Cs, whole genome shotgun sequence, one genomic window encodes:
- the LOC104699662 gene encoding uncharacterized protein LOC104699662 → MAEDSAKPIRLLNFVSEDQLDESKKERGERVEDGTFQRDRALFEILKENKDKKDAEFNERFKHRPPKALDEDETEFLDKLETSMREYERKLANEEEEQLRSFQAAVAARSSIIHELKDPAPPPPAPTTKEQKLTGKRSPATRPFKAIVKVKPLLKKAKATEKEEKEIPGNGQPASQIDRTSLDSVKGNVTGTTTEPLQTGLGLVSYSDESEDDD, encoded by the exons atggctgaAGATTCAGCGAAACCAATTAGGTTACTAAATTTCGTCTCGGAGGACCAG TTAGATGAAtcgaagaaagaaagaggtgaAAGAGTTGAAGATGGAACATTCCAGAGAGACAGAGCTCTCTTCGAG ATTTTGAAAgagaacaaagacaaaaaggacGCTGAGTTTAATGAACGATTCAAGCATA GACCACCTAAAGCTCTGGATGAAGATGAGACTGAGTTTCTCGATAAACTGGAGACG TCAATGAGGGAATATGAACGGAAATTggcaaatgaagaagaagagcaactTCGTAGTTTCCAG GCAGCGGTTGCAGCACGATCATCTATCATTCACGAACTCAAGGATCCAGCACCGCCACCACCAGCTCCAACCACCAAG GAACAGAAACTAACCGGGAAAAGAAGTCCTGCAACTCGTCCATTTAAGGCAATCGTAAAAGTCAAGCCACTACTGAAGAAGGCTAAGGCGactgagaaagaagagaaagagatcccAGGGAATGGACAACCAGCCAGCCAAATCGACCGGACTTCTTTGGATTCCGTAAAAGGCAATGTTACAGGTACAACTACTGAACCTCTGCAAACAGGGTTAGGCTTAGTCTCGTATAGTGATGAAAGTGAAGACGATGattaa
- the LOC104699664 gene encoding proline--tRNA ligase, cytoplasmic, with protein sequence MDGPSEKKEKVVKEKVVKEKVAKEKGATSGTGGKKKKDVKKETGLGLSVKKDENFGEWYSEVCKHEMIEYYDISGCYILRPWSMAIWEIMHAFFDAELKKMKVKNCYFPLFVSPGALERETDHIEGFAPEVAWVTKSGKSDLEVPLAIRPTSETVMYPYFSKWIRGHRDLPLKLNQWCNVVRWEFSNPTPFIRSREFLWQEGHTAFATKEEADEEVLQVLELYRRIYEEYLAVPIVKGMKSENEKFAGGLYTTSIEAFIPNTGRGVQGATSHCLGQNFAKMFEINYENEKGETAMVWQNSWAYTTRTIGVMIMTHGDDKGLILPPKIAPVQVVVIPVPYKDANTQGIFDACIATVSALSEAGIRAEEDLRDNYSPGWKYSNWEMKGVPLRIEIGPRDLENDQVRTVRRDNGVKEDIPRGGLVEHVKELLVKIQENMFEVAKQKREACVEVIKTWDEFSNALKEKKLILAPWCDEKEVEIDVKGRTKGETGAAKTLCSPFEQPELPEGTLCFASGKPAKKWTYWGRSY encoded by the exons aTGGATGGTCcaagtgaaaagaaagaaaaggttgtAAAAGAAAAGGTTGTCAAGGAAAAGGTTGCCAAAGAAAAGGGTGCAACGTCTGGTACCggtggaaagaagaagaaggacgtcAAGAAGGAAACGGGTCTCGGACTCAGCGTGAAGAAAGATGAGAACTTTGGGGAATGGTATTCTGAG GTTTGTAAACACGAGATGATTGAATACTATGATATCTCTGGATGTTATATTCTTAGGCCATGGTCAATGGCGATTTGGGAGATTATGCAT GCTTTCTTTGATGCGGAACTCAAGAAAATGAAGGTCAAGAATTGCTACTTCCCTCTGTTTGTATCTCCTGGTGCCTTAGAGAGGGAGACGGACCATATTGAGGGATTTGCCCCAGAG GTTGCTTGGGTTACAAAGTCGGGTAAATCTGACTTGGAAGTCCCACTTGCCATTCGTCCAACTAGTGAGACAGTGATGTACCCTTATTTCAGCAAGTGGATAAGGGGCCACCGTGACTTGCCTTTGAAACTTAACCAATGGTGCAATGTTGTTAGATGGGAGTTCAGTAACCCAACCCCATTTATCCG GAGCCGTGAGTTCCTTTGGCAGGAAGGACACACTGCATTCGccacaaaagaagaagcagatgaaGAG GTCCTTCAAGTTTTGGAGCTTTACCGTCGCATATATGAAGAGTATCTCGCAGTCCCAATTGTGAAAGGTATGAAGAGTGAAAATGAGAAGTTTGCTGGGGGACTGTACACTACAAGTATTGAG GCTTTCATTCCCAACACTGGTCGTGGTGTACAAGGTGCAACCTCTCATTGTTTGGGTCAAAACTTTGCAAAGATGTTTGAGATCAACTATGAGAATGAGAAAGGAGAGACAGCAATGGTGTGGCAGAATTCATGGGCCTACACTACTAGGACG ATTGGAGTGATGATTATGACTCATGGAGATGACAAAGGCCTGATACTCCCTCCTAAAATCGCACCTGTGCAAGTTGTTGTGATCCCTGTGCCCTACAAAGATGCTAATACCCAAGGAATTTTCGATGCATGTATTGCTACTGTATCTGCCTTGTCTGAAGCCGGGATTCGTGCTGAAGAAGATTTAAGGGACAACTACTCTCCTGGATGGAAGTATTCAAACTGGGAAATGAAGGGTGTTCCTTTGAGAATTGAGATTGGACCCAGAGATCTGGAAAATGATCAG GTCAGAACTGTGAGACGTGACAACGGAGTGAAGGAAGATATCCCAAGAGGTGGCTTAGTCGAACATGTTAAGGAACTGCTTGTGAAGATCCAGGAAAACATGTTTGAAGTTGCAAAACAAAAGAGGGAAGCATGTGTTGAAGTGATTAAGACTTGGGATGAGTTTAGCAATGCTCTTAAGGAGAAGAAACTCATCTTAGCTCCCTGGTGTGATGAAAAG GAAGTGGAGATAGACGTTAAGGGACGTACTAAAGGTGAAACTGGAGCAGCTAAAACCCTGTGTTCTCCATTTGAACAGCCAGAACTCCCTGAAG GTACTCTCTGCTTTGCTTCAGGAAAGCCTGCCAAGAAATGGACTTACTGGGGCAGGAGTTACTAG
- the LOC104699666 gene encoding auxin-responsive protein IAA30-like encodes MGRGRSSSSSSIESSCKSNPFGVSSSNTRNLSTDLRLGLSFGSSSGQYYNGGENHEYGGVGAGDEEMMIMEEEDQNECNSVGSFYVKVNMEGVPIGRKIDLLSLNGYHDLITTLDYMFNASILWAEEEEMCSEKSHVLTYADKEGDWMMVGDVPWEMFLSSVRRLKISRAYHY; translated from the exons atgggAAGAGGGAGAAGCTCATCGTCTTCATCGATAGAGAGCAGCTGCAAAAGCAACCCGTTTGGTGTGTCTTCGAGTAATACTCGGAACCTAAGCACGGACCTGAGGCTCGGACTCAGCTTTGGATCATCGTCGGGACAGTATTACAACGGTGGAGAAAACCATGAATACGGTGGAGTGGGTGCGGGTGATGAGGAAATGATGatcatggaagaagaagatcaaaacgAGTGTAATAGCGTCGGAAGCTTCTACGTGAAGGTGAACATGGAAGGAGTTCCTATCGGAAGAAAGATCGATCTTCTATCTCTTAATGGATACCATGATTTGATCACAACTCTCGACTACATGTTCAACGCCTCAATCCTTT gggctgaagaagaagagatgtgtAGTGAGAAGAGTCATGTGCTAACGTACGCAGACAAAGAAGGTGACTGGATGATGGTTGGAGATGTTCCATGGGA GATGTTCTTGTCTAGCGTGAGAAGACTGAAGATCTCAAGAGCTTACCACTACTGA
- the LOC104699663 gene encoding L-cysteine desulfhydrase, whose amino-acid sequence MEADERRNGDSSNHNHRAPKKPRLSGLITESDIRSEFAHHQTGIARINNGSFGCCPGSVLEAQREWQLRFLRQPDDFYFNRLRRGLLASRTVISDLINADDVDEVSLVDNATTAAAIVLQKVGRCFSQGTYKKEDTVVMFHCAFQSVKKSIQAYVSRVGGSTVEVRLPFPVNSNEEIISVFRQGLEKGRANGRTIRLAIIDHITSMPCVLMPVRELVQICREEGVEQVFVDAAHAIGSVKVDVKDIGADYYVSNLHKWFFCPPSIAFFYCKKRSSESDVHHPVVSHEFGNGLPIESAWIGTRDYSSQLVVPSVMEFVNRFEGGIEGIMIGNHDEAVRMGLMLANAWGTNLGSPPDMCVGMVMIGLPSKLCVKSDEDATKLRSYLRVHYSVEVPVYFLGLRDGEEGVKDKESGLITAYVRISHQVYNKQEDYERLRDAITELVKDQITCQNLPAV is encoded by the coding sequence ATGGAGGCGGACGAGCGGCGTAACGGCGATTCATCGAATCACAATCACCGCGCACCGAAGAAGCCGCGCCTCTCTGGGTTAATAACCGAGTCAGATATCCGGTCAGAGTTCGCTCACCACCAGACCGGTATTGCTCGAATCAACAACGGAAGCTTCGGGTGCTGTCCTGGATCCGTTCTCGAGGCGCAGCGTGAGTGGCAGCTTCGATTTCTCCGTCAGCCTGACGACTTCTACTTCAACCGTCTCCGTCGTGGACTCCTCGCTTCTCGAACTGTGATCAGTGACCTAATCAACGCCGATGACGTTGACGAGGTCTCGCTCGTTGATAACGCCACCACCGCCGCTGCTATTGTTCTTCAGAAAGTTGGAAGGTGTTTCTCCCAAGGGACGTACAAGAAGGAAGACACCGTAGTGATGTTTCACTGTGCGTTTCAGAGTGTGAAGAAGTCGATTCAGGCTTACGTCTCTCGTGTCGGAGGTTCTACTGTTGAGGTTAGGCTACCTTTCCCTGTAAATTCTAACGAGGAGATTATCTCGGTGTTTAGACAAGGATTAGAGAAAGGTAGAGCGAATGGTAGAACGATTAGGTTAGCTATCATTGACCATATAACGTCAATGCCGTGTGTTTTGATGCCGGTACGAGAATTGGTTCAAATCTGCAGAGAAGAAGGTGTGGAGCAGGTTTTTGTTGATGCTGCTCATGCCATTGGTAGTGTTAAAGTTGATGTTAAAGATATCGGAGCTGATTACTATGTGAGTAACCTGCATAAATGGTTCTTTTGCCCGCCCTCTATCGCGTTTTTCTATTGTAAGAAACGTAGTTCTGAGTCTGATGTTCATCACCCTGTGGTGTCTCATGAGTTTGGAAATGGTTTGCCTATAGAGAGTGCCTGGATTGGGACTAGGGATTACAGTTCGCAGCTTGTGGTTCCATCTGTGATGGAGTTTGTGAACAGATTTGAGGGCGGGATCGAAGGGATAATGATTGGGAACCATGATGAGGCTGTTAGAATGGGTTTGATGCTGGCTAATGCCTGGGGAACAAATCTCGGATCACCTCCTGATATGTGTGTTGGGATGGTTATGATCGGTCTACCTTCGAAACTCTGTGTTAAAAGTGATGAAGATGCTACCAAGTTGCGGTCATATCTGCGGGTGCATTACTCAGTCGAGGTTCCTGTTTATTTTCTCGGATTGAGGGATGGCGAGGAAGGAGTGAAAGACAAAGAGAGTGGACTAATTACTGCGTATGTTCGGATTTCTCACCAGGTTTATAACAAACAAGAGGAttatgagagattgagagacgCAATAACAGAGCTGGTCAAGGATCAGATAACTTGTCAAAACCTTCCCGCAGTGTAG
- the LOC104699661 gene encoding probable pectinesterase/pectinesterase inhibitor VGDH2, producing the protein MAVGKVVVSVASILLVVGVAIGVVTFVNKGGSNGDSNGPINSHQKAVQTICQSTTDQGSCAKTLEPVKSDDPSKLIKAFMMATKEAITKSSNFTDSTEGGLGANISPTNKAVLDYCKRVLMYALEDLETIVEEMGEDLQQSGSKIDQLKQWLTGVFNYQTDCLDDIEEAELKKIMGEGIANSKVLTSNAIDIFHSVVTAMSQMGVKLDDMKNVTVGGIGAGAGAGAAPARRLLEDTDEKGLPNWFADKDRKLMANAGRGAPAGGAAGDDGIGEGGGGGGKIKATHVVAQDGSGQFKTISEAVNACPDKNPGRCIIHIKAGTYNEMVRIPKKKKNIFMFGDGATKTIITNNKSVKLNPGMTTSLSATVQVESEGFMAKWIGFKNTAGPLGHQAVALRVNGDRAVIFNCRFDAYQDTLYVNNGRQFYRNIVVSGTVDFIFGKSATVIQNSLILVRKGTPGQFNYVTADGNEKGAAVKIGIVLHNCRIMPDKELEAEKLTIKSYLGRPWKKFATTVIIGTEMGDLIQPVGWTEWKGEQNHLTAKYIEFNNRGPGANPSQRLEWIKIAKNAAEVEAYTVANWVGPANWIQEANVPVQLGL; encoded by the exons atggCGGTTGGAAAAGTTGTGGTCTCTGTGGCATCCATCCTTCTGGTGGTGGGTGTTGCCATAGGAGTTGTCACGTTTGTTAATAAAGGCGGCAGCAATGGCGACTCCAACGGTCCCATAAACTCCCATCAGAAAGCTGTTCAGACAATTTGTCAGTCAACCACAGACCAAGGCTCTTGCGCAAAAACACTAGAGCCTGTCAAAAGTGATGATCCAAGTAAGCTCATCAAAGCCTTCATGATGGCTACTAAAGAGGCTATCACCAAGTCTTCAAACTTCACGGATTCTACCGAAGGAGGCTTGGGGGCCAACATCAGCCCGACGAACAAAGCCGTTCTTGATTACTGCAAGAGAGTATTGATGTACGCTCTTGAGGATCTTGAGACCATTGTTGAAGAAATGGGTGAAGATCTACAGCAGAGTGGATCTAAGATTGACCAGCTTAAACAGTGGTTAACCGGAGTTTTCAACTACCAAACTGATTGTCTTGACGACATCGAGGAAGCTGAGCTAAAGAAGATCATGGGTGAAGGAATCGCTAACTCCAAGGTATTGACCAGTAACGCTATCGATATCTTCCATTCTGTTGTTACCGCGATGTCCCAAATGGGTGTCAAACTCGACGATATGAAGAATGTAACTGTTGGAGGGATCGGAGCCGGAGCCGGAGCCGGAGCCGCCCCTGCACGTCGCCTTCTTGAGGACACCGACGAAAAGGGACTACCCAATTGGTTTGCTGATAAAGACAGGAAGCTTATGGCTAATGCCGGACGCGGTGCTCCAGCCGGCGGTGCAGCTGGTGATGATGGTATCGGTGaaggcggtggtggtggcggtaaGATCAAGGCAACTCACGTAGTGGCCCAGGATGGAAGTGGACAGTTCAAGACCATTTCTGAGGCGGTTAACGCTTGCCCTGACAAAAACCCTGGAAGGTGCATTATCCATATCAAGGCTGGTACCTACAATGAAATGGTCAGGAtccctaagaagaagaagaacattttCATGTTCGGTGATGGTGCTACAAAAACCATCATTACCAACAACAAAAGTGTTAAGCTTAACCCAGGAATGACTACTTCACTCAGTGCCACCGTTC AGGTTGAATCTGAGGGATTCATGGCGAAATGGATCGGGTTTAAGAACACAGCCGGTCCATTGGGACACCAAGCGGTCGCACTCCGTGTGAATGGAGACCGTGCGGTCATATTCAACTGTAGATTTGACGCTTACCAAGACACACTCTACGTCAACAACGGACGTCAGTTCTACAGGAACATTGTTGTGTCCGGTACAGTGGATTTCATCTTCGGAAAATCCGCAACTGTGATCCAAAACTCTCTAATCCTCGTCCGAAAGGGAACCCCCGGACAATTCAACTACGTTACAGCCGACGGTAATGAAAAGGGTGCAGCGGTTAAGATCGGTATCGTTCTCCACAACTGCCGTATCATGCCCGACAAGGAGCTCGAAGCTGAGAAGCTAACCATCAAGTCTTACCTAGGACGGCCCTGGAAGAAATTTGCCACGACTGTGATTATTGGAACTGAGATGGGTGATTTGATCCAACCAGTAGGATGGACCGAATGGAAAGGAGAGCAAAACCACTTGACTGCTAAATACATTGAGTTCAACAACCGTGGACCGGGAGCTAACCCTAGTCAGAGGCTTGAATGGATTAAGATCGCTAAGAATGCGGCTGAGGTTGAAGCCTACACCGTGGCTAACTGGGTTGGTCCTGCTAATTGGATCCAAGAAGCCAACGTGCCCGTCCAGCTAGGattgtaa
- the LOC104699665 gene encoding probable polygalacturonase yields the protein MKRSFLLLYVLLVHAFYGAWSSSVGGSLHCEYSNLANLHRPHSVSITEFGAVGDGVTLNTKAFQNALFYLNSFSDKGGAKLFVPAGQWLTGSFDLISHLTLWLDKGATILGSTSSEDWPVVEPLPSYGRGRELPGQRHRSLIYGQNLTDVVITGENGTINGQGSIWWDWFRNGELNYTRPHLVELMNSTGLIISNLTFLNSPFWNIHPVYCRDVVVKNLTILAPLESPNTDGVDPDSSTNVCIEDCYIVTGDDLVSIKSGWDEYGISYARPSSKIKINRLTGQTTSSSGVSIGSEMSGGVSEVYIKDLHLFNSSTGIRIKTSPGRGGYVRNVHVLNVKLDNVKKAIRFTGKYGEHPDENFDPKALPVIEKITFENVHGGGIGVAGLLEGIEGDEFKNICFLNVTLTVKKKNSKKSPWECSNVRGYSQWVSPEITCDSLKESIFPEHQSDCFGLSENNLEISSGLSRSPWLLSW from the exons ATGAAGAGATCTTTCCTT CTCTTGTATGTGCTCCTGGTACATGCCTTCTATGGTGCTTGGTCTAGTAGTGTTGGAGGAAGCCTGCATTGTGAATATTCCAATTTAGCGAATCTTCACCGGCCTCACAGCGTATCCATTACAGAGTTTGGAGCGGTTGGTGATGGCGTGACTCTAAACACCAAAGCCTTTCAGAACGCTTTGTTCTACCTCAATTCTTTCTCTGATAAAGGCGGTGCTAAGCTTTTTGTTCCCGCTGGTCAGTGGCTTACCGGGAGTTTCGACCTCATCAGTCACCTCACCTTATGGCTAGATAAAGGTGCAACGATTCTCGGGTCAACG AGCTCAGAGGATTGGCCAGTGGTTGAGCCATTACCATCATATGGACGTGGAAGAGAATTACCTGGTCAAAGGCATAGGAGTCTTATATATGGTCAGAATCTCACAGATGTAGTCATAACAG GCGAGAACGGGACAATCAATGGTCAAGGAAGTATATGGTGGGATTGGTTTAGAAATGGAGAGCTAAATTATACAAGACCTCATCTTGTTGAGCTCATGAACTCTACTGGTCTGATCATCTCCAACCTCACATTCCTGAATTCACCGTTTTGGAACATTCATCCTGTTTATTGCAG AGATGTTGTTGTAAAGAATCTTACAATTTTGGCTCCTCTTGAATCTCCAAATACAGACGGAGTTGATCCAG ACTCATCAACTAATGTTTGCATAGAGGATTGTTACATAGTTACCGGAGATGATTTAGTGTCGATAAAAAGTGGATGGGATGAGTATGGAATATCATACGCAAGACCGAGctccaagatcaagatcaatAGGTTAACAGGTCAAACTACTTCAAGCTCAGGAGTCTCAATAGGAAGTGAAATGTCAGGAGGTGTATCCGAAGTATATATCAAAGACTTACATTTATTCAATTCGAGTACTGGAATCAGGATCAAGACTTCTCCGGGAAGAGGAGGGTATGTCAGAAACGTACACGTCTTGAACGTGAAGCTAGATAATGTAAAGAAAGCGATAAGGTTCACGGGTAAGTACGGTGAACATCCTGATGAAAATTTTGATCCCAAAGCGCTCCCAGTTATCGAGAAAATAACGTTTGAGAATGTTCATGGCGGTGGGATCGGTGTTGCGGGTCTTCTTGAAGGTATAGAAGGAGATGAGTTCAAGAATATATGTTTCCTTAATGTCACTCttacagtgaagaagaagaattcgaAGAAGTCTCCATGGGAATGCTCAAATGTTAGAGGTTATTCACAGTGGGTTTCGCCGGAGATTACTTGTGATTCTTTGAAAGAGAGTATATTCCCGGAGCATCAGTCTGATTGTTTTGGGTTATCGGAAAATAATCTGGAGATATCAAGTGGTTTAAGTAGATCACCATGGTTACTTTCTTGGTAA